One Danio rerio strain Tuebingen ecotype United States chromosome 13, GRCz12tu, whole genome shotgun sequence DNA window includes the following coding sequences:
- the urb2 gene encoding unhealthy ribosome biogenesis protein 2 homolog isoform X1, whose translation MKTRIKGDPGDFLEVRGGEALLHQWKISIIDRSIDGAVDWSKAPPSWKGQQEALALNNTHFRNITQTYLKMAAIYSGIQLKLKNTRTPWPDKLKLARFAWISTQCLLPNKEQVLFDWTNHALTCFYNKKVEMPPEVVEGLWTYLDDILHSRKLHNVLSQGKTISLRLTVAQIINDRILDYTSGLRSVSFHTILSCCHGILTSPVLSVIYTAKYELLVQLLSRLCGLTSMQLRQQKYEEPLSLKAFEVLLVVLSNYLTVQKQQANSNRVFFQVTAHLLHPLLLLRHLLNTRVWTEKDDVKIRQNLSKEIRTKVDAVLQSALFLSDHLQSYKVEVSPSENEAGDRKSHIGKGLQGPLNTILTRICIHGASEEEEALFYAVKSNSLSLLFKFALDSFCRGGENKRVIFHLMAKLITALGFTDELDIDENFRASNWGICLLALENLLNSCLVGDIYNVAADRIQHGEVQFNFYRKVARLLFNNTQMGVPAWYRCLRALLALNHQILEPDLDELLSAVWVDAENMELRVRKAREALVSAVLQTYSKLRQLPKLIEELLDVVCRPAADELRPALLPEAIQKTLSQCLLDNPLRQNLEICGLILKRVQSCLLPHIQDETSDLALKVFSMSLLLHAVLFSFKTLDNSTPVPVVKQTLSLMTEMLKVVEDLLEQKLATKGPWMEKVQEVTLLLAHTWVEADALFQIHCTKYTSPSASQSSTLVDKALMLRNMDSPLGKLLQNLLALHKLKIHLLKSFSESSEMQKMAQFILNREELSVIHSLDQMWDFQFCNVNSSTYNAAHWFLVTSNLPLIAPYLDPNDRSVFAECMLKSLLQSLDASGSNLENTGISVCLISRQLLESPVLCELPEIFSALTKCIIKALFGLLDSSHMQLICPSFLTPPVENVEVKDEEMGMTPSMKRLKAIGLEMLYSVKMKSSVPLSKRQINGLLQLVKVTSVLNGYAMSYEDYLELFLTLLTLTSTIQCVEETNLSAFIELLKELFSVMASLLLAKNSQSILKVIHGSNLLEATMTTLFSRSSEGLFKSLDGPTWLSFLQSVQDFIQSLIRLIIDRKSSICLNLEKFTSFMVECNFTARVLTVDTGDLFSLQLHLVTLSALCREMMTTLGKNKQLDQALTHLLEKATAVMEPAIQAVLMGKGSCLLRQSFSVEVVTVMIRCELARASSSNDDGQEKISSMPFYRSFYQQILKELFPSPRPMDFLISSIHYLSAFHMAAEKTKVADLEDLHIEILQSIQALLSGTWMSLTDVKELEGPVKELLNQLMSNCSQEQFHLFLLMLREGLVAAKVEGGQCSEVLSAVTLIKLLACCLFPEHCSKAFWLITPQIISSLIFIIKESSKLPSLTRVLTVPGLEALTVLLRQGKAQISNPHQVIVVLGALQFVPLDSHCMEDYHSAFEAVHEALFAIIHCYPQVMLKASPTFLNCFYRLVSSVMHEGKQRSDTDRASEKDRESLLKCARLVERMYTHVASAAEDFTVLSSFMVAQYVSELQRVTLQPEIKAHLTEGIYCILDHCVEQDIKFLNTTLQMGVKEVFNELYSSYTHYHKSQRQGEEKYTV comes from the exons atgaaaacaagaataaaaggtGACCCCGGTGATTTCCTTGAGGTTCGAGGAGGCGAAGCGTTACTACACCAATGGAAGATCTCAATCATAGATCGTAGCATAGATGGCGCAGTCGACTGGTCAaaagcgccgccatcttggaaaGGTCAACAAGAAGCGTTAGCGCTAAATAACACCCATTTCAGGAATATT ACACAAACATATTTAAAGATGGCTGCCATTTACTCTGGCATCCAACTGAAACTCAAAAACACCCGAACACCCTGGCCAGACAAACTAAAACTTGCTCGATTTGCATGGATATCAACACAGTGCCTTCTTCCTAATAAAGAACAG GTTCTGTTTGACTGGACAAATCATGCTCTCACTTGCTTTTACAATAAGAAAGTGGAGATGCCTCCAGAGGTGGTGGAGGGTTTATGGACCTACCTTGATGATATCCTTCACAGCAGGAAGCTTCATAATGTGCTGAGTCAAGGAAAAACCATTAGCCTTCGTCTCACAGTAGCACAG ATAATCAATGACAGGATTTTGGACTATACTTCAGGACTCAGATCTGTCAGTTTCCACACCATTCTGAGCTGTTGCCATGGTATCTTGACCTCCCCGGTGCTCTCTGTTATCTACACTGCTAAGTATGAGTTATTAGTGCAGCTTTTGTCTCGACTCTGTGGCTTGACCAGCATGCAGCTCAGACAACAAAAATATGAGGAGCCTCTCTCACTCAAAGCCTTTGAGGTTCTTCTTGTTGTCCTTAGCAATTACCTTACAGTGCAGAAACAGCAGGCAAACTCCAACCGAGTGTTTTTCCAGGTAACGGCACATCTTCTTCATCCGCTACTCCTCCTCAGACACTTACTGAACACTAGAGTATGGACCGAAAAAGATGATGTCAAGATTCGACAGAATCTGAGCAAGGAAATACGGACCAAAGTGGATGCTGTTCTCCAGTCAGCACTCTTCCTTTCTGATCATTTACAATCTTACAAGGTAGAAGTTTCACCATCCGAGAATGAAGCTGGGGATAGAAAGAGCCATATAGGAAAAGGCTTGCAAGGCCCTCTCAATACAATCCTTACAAGGATTTGCATCCATGGAGCTAGCGAAGAGGAAGAGGCACTATTTTATGCCGTTAAATCAAACTCTCTCTCATTGCTATTTAAATTTGCCCTAGATTCTTTTTGTAGAGGCGGAGAGAACAAGCGAGTGATCTTTCACCTCATGGCAAAACTCATTACTGCTTTGGGGTTCACAGATGAACTAGACATTGATGAGAATTTCAGAGCATCAAACTGGGGTATCTGTTTACTCGCTCTGGAGAACCTCCTGAACTCCTGTTTGGTCGGTGATATCTATAATGTAGCTGCAGACAGAATACAACACGGAGAGGTGCAATTCAATTTCTACAGGAAAGTGGCTCGCCTATTATTTAACAATACACAGATGGGCGTCCCAGCTTGGTACCGCTGTCTCAGAGCTCTGCTCGCACTGAATCACCAAATCCTAGAGCCAGATTTAGATGAGCTTCTCTCAGCTGTGTGGGTTGATGCAGAAAACATGGAACTACGTGTGAGGAAAGCCAGAGAAGCACTTGTGTCTGCCGTCTTGCAAACTTATTCCAAACTCCGACAGCTGCCTAAACTTATCGAAGAGCTGCTTGATGTAGTGTGTCGGCCTGCAGCAGATGAGTTGAGACCAGCTTTGTTGCCGGAAGCGATACAAAAGACCCTGAGTCAGTGTTTGCTAGACAATCCTCTCAGGCAAAATCTTGAGATCTGTGGGCTCATTTTAAAGAGAGTGCAGTCCTGTCTGCTTCCCCACATTCAAGATGAAACATCGGATTTGGCACTGAAAGTCTTTTCTATGAGTTTGCTCCTTCATGCTGTGCTCTTCAGTTTTAAGACTTTGGACAACAGCACCCCTGTGCCAGTTGTAAAGCAAACTCTAAGTTTGATGACAGAAATGCTAAAGGTTGTTGAAGATTTGTTGGAGCAGAAACTTGCCACAAAAGGTCCTTGGATGGAGAAGGTTCAAGAGGTGACTCTTCTGCTTGCTCATACTTGGGTTGAGGCAGATGCTCTCTTTCAAATTCACTGTACTAAGTACACATCACCTTCTGCCTCTCAGAGTAGCACTTTAGTGGACAAAGCTCTGATGCTAAGGAACATGGACAGTCCACTTGGTAAACTATTACAGAATCTCCTTGCTCTCCACAAGCTGAAGATACACTTGCTCAAATCATTCAGTGAATCATCAGAGATGCAGAAAATGGCTCAGTTTATTCTGAACAGGGAAGAACTTTCAGTAATACACAGCCTCGACCAGATGTGGGACTTTCAGTTTTGTAATGTGAATTCCAGCACTTATAATGCAGCCCACTGGTTTCTTGTTACCTCCAACCTTCCATTAATTGCCCCTTATCTTGATCCAAACGACAGGTCTGTTTTTGCAGAATGTATGTTAAAGTCTTTGCTTCAGAGCTTGGATGCCTCTGGAAGCAATTTGGAGAACACTGGGATctctgtctgcttaatatcaagACAATTACTGGAGAGTCCTGTTCTTTGTGAGCTCCCTGAGATTTTCTCAGCGTTGACGAAGTGCATCATCAAGGCGTTGTTTGGACTGCTCGACTCATCACACATGCAGCTTATTTGTCCTTCATTTTTGACGCCTCCTGTAGAAAACGTTGAAGTCAAAGATGAAGAAATGGGCATGACACCTTCTATGAAGAGACTCAAAGCTATTGGACTGGAGATGTTGTACTCTGTCAAAATGAAGTCTTCTGTACCTCTATCTAAAAGACAGATAAATGGATTACTGCAGCTAGTCAAAGTCACAAGTGTCCTGAATGGATACGCAATGTCCTATGAAGACTATTTAGAACTTTTTCTGACTTTGTTAACACTGACGTCCACCATTCAGTGTGTTGAAGAAACAAATCTCTCTGCATTTATTGAGTTACTCAAAGAGCTTTTTAGTGTCATGGCTTCACTCTTGCTGGCCAAAAACTCTCAAAGCATCCTGAAAGTTATTCACGGAAGTAATCTCTTAGAGGCAACAATGACAACCCTTTTCTCTCGGAGCAGCGAAGGCCTCTTCAAGAGTTTGGATGGTCCGACTTGGTTGTCTTTCCTTCAGTCAGTTCAAGATTTCATCCAGTCCCTAATTCGGCTTATAATCGACAGGAAAAGCAGCATATGCCTCAATCTGGAGAAATTTACCTCCTTCATGGTTGAATGTAACTTCACAGCAAGAGTTCTGACTGTAGACACGGGAGATCTCTTCTCGCTGCAGCTTCATCTGGTAACTTTAAGCGCACTTTGCAGAGAAATGATGACAACCCTCGGCAAGAACAAACAGCTGGACCAGGCCCTGACTCACTTGTTAGAGAAAGCCACTGCTGTCATGGAGCCAGCCATTCAGGCTGTGTTGATGGGCAAGGGAAGTTGTCTCCTCAGGCAGTCCTTCTCTGTTGAAGTGGTAACGGTCATGATCAGGTGTGAACTAGCAAGAGCTTCAAGCTCTAACGATGACGGCCAGGAAAAAATATCCAGTATGCCATTCTATAGGAGCTTTTACCAGCAGATCTTAAAAGAGCTGTTCCCATCACCTCGTCCTATGGACTTCCTCATTTCATCGATTCACTATCTTTCTGCATTCCACATGGCTGCAGagaagaccaaagtggcagatcTTGAAGATCTTCATATTGAGATTTTGCAGAGTATCCAAGCGCTGCTGTCAG GAACGTGGATGTCTCTGACAGACGTGAAAGAGCTGGAGGGTCCAGTGAAGGAACTGCTTAATCAGCTGATGTCCAACTGTTCTCAAGAGCAGTTCCATCTATTTCTGCTGATGCTCAGAGAGGGGCTTGTGGCAGCCAAGGTTGAAGGAGGCCAATGCTCT GAGGTTCTGTCCGCAGTGACTTTAATAAAGCTGCTTGCCTGTTGTCTTTTTCCAGAGCATTGCTCAAAGGCTTTTTGGCTCATCACCCCACAAATAATATCCAGCCTCATT TTCATAATAAAGGAATCCAGCAAACTCCCCTCTCTGACCCGTGTGCTGACAGTACCAGGTCTCGAGGCTCTGACCGTCTTGCTCCGGCAGGGTAAAGCACAAATCTCCAACCCGCACCAGGTGATTGTGGTTTTGGGCGCACTGCAGTTTGTGCCTCTCGATAGTCATTGCATGGAGGACTATCATTCTGCTTTTGAGGCCGTCCATGAAGCTCTGTTTGCAATTATCCACTGCTACCCTCAG GTAATGCTGAAAGCTTCTCCCACCTTCCTGAATTGCTTTTATCGCTTAGTTTCTTCAGTCATGCATGAAGGGAAACAGCGGAGTGACACTGACAGAG
- the urb2 gene encoding unhealthy ribosome biogenesis protein 2 homolog isoform X2 — protein MAAIYSGIQLKLKNTRTPWPDKLKLARFAWISTQCLLPNKEQVLFDWTNHALTCFYNKKVEMPPEVVEGLWTYLDDILHSRKLHNVLSQGKTISLRLTVAQIINDRILDYTSGLRSVSFHTILSCCHGILTSPVLSVIYTAKYELLVQLLSRLCGLTSMQLRQQKYEEPLSLKAFEVLLVVLSNYLTVQKQQANSNRVFFQVTAHLLHPLLLLRHLLNTRVWTEKDDVKIRQNLSKEIRTKVDAVLQSALFLSDHLQSYKVEVSPSENEAGDRKSHIGKGLQGPLNTILTRICIHGASEEEEALFYAVKSNSLSLLFKFALDSFCRGGENKRVIFHLMAKLITALGFTDELDIDENFRASNWGICLLALENLLNSCLVGDIYNVAADRIQHGEVQFNFYRKVARLLFNNTQMGVPAWYRCLRALLALNHQILEPDLDELLSAVWVDAENMELRVRKAREALVSAVLQTYSKLRQLPKLIEELLDVVCRPAADELRPALLPEAIQKTLSQCLLDNPLRQNLEICGLILKRVQSCLLPHIQDETSDLALKVFSMSLLLHAVLFSFKTLDNSTPVPVVKQTLSLMTEMLKVVEDLLEQKLATKGPWMEKVQEVTLLLAHTWVEADALFQIHCTKYTSPSASQSSTLVDKALMLRNMDSPLGKLLQNLLALHKLKIHLLKSFSESSEMQKMAQFILNREELSVIHSLDQMWDFQFCNVNSSTYNAAHWFLVTSNLPLIAPYLDPNDRSVFAECMLKSLLQSLDASGSNLENTGISVCLISRQLLESPVLCELPEIFSALTKCIIKALFGLLDSSHMQLICPSFLTPPVENVEVKDEEMGMTPSMKRLKAIGLEMLYSVKMKSSVPLSKRQINGLLQLVKVTSVLNGYAMSYEDYLELFLTLLTLTSTIQCVEETNLSAFIELLKELFSVMASLLLAKNSQSILKVIHGSNLLEATMTTLFSRSSEGLFKSLDGPTWLSFLQSVQDFIQSLIRLIIDRKSSICLNLEKFTSFMVECNFTARVLTVDTGDLFSLQLHLVTLSALCREMMTTLGKNKQLDQALTHLLEKATAVMEPAIQAVLMGKGSCLLRQSFSVEVVTVMIRCELARASSSNDDGQEKISSMPFYRSFYQQILKELFPSPRPMDFLISSIHYLSAFHMAAEKTKVADLEDLHIEILQSIQALLSGTWMSLTDVKELEGPVKELLNQLMSNCSQEQFHLFLLMLREGLVAAKVEGGQCSEVLSAVTLIKLLACCLFPEHCSKAFWLITPQIISSLIFIIKESSKLPSLTRVLTVPGLEALTVLLRQGKAQISNPHQVIVVLGALQFVPLDSHCMEDYHSAFEAVHEALFAIIHCYPQVMLKASPTFLNCFYRLVSSVMHEGKQRSDTDRASEKDRESLLKCARLVERMYTHVASAAEDFTVLSSFMVAQYVSELQRVTLQPEIKAHLTEGIYCILDHCVEQDIKFLNTTLQMGVKEVFNELYSSYTHYHKSQRQGEEKYTV, from the exons ATGGCTGCCATTTACTCTGGCATCCAACTGAAACTCAAAAACACCCGAACACCCTGGCCAGACAAACTAAAACTTGCTCGATTTGCATGGATATCAACACAGTGCCTTCTTCCTAATAAAGAACAG GTTCTGTTTGACTGGACAAATCATGCTCTCACTTGCTTTTACAATAAGAAAGTGGAGATGCCTCCAGAGGTGGTGGAGGGTTTATGGACCTACCTTGATGATATCCTTCACAGCAGGAAGCTTCATAATGTGCTGAGTCAAGGAAAAACCATTAGCCTTCGTCTCACAGTAGCACAG ATAATCAATGACAGGATTTTGGACTATACTTCAGGACTCAGATCTGTCAGTTTCCACACCATTCTGAGCTGTTGCCATGGTATCTTGACCTCCCCGGTGCTCTCTGTTATCTACACTGCTAAGTATGAGTTATTAGTGCAGCTTTTGTCTCGACTCTGTGGCTTGACCAGCATGCAGCTCAGACAACAAAAATATGAGGAGCCTCTCTCACTCAAAGCCTTTGAGGTTCTTCTTGTTGTCCTTAGCAATTACCTTACAGTGCAGAAACAGCAGGCAAACTCCAACCGAGTGTTTTTCCAGGTAACGGCACATCTTCTTCATCCGCTACTCCTCCTCAGACACTTACTGAACACTAGAGTATGGACCGAAAAAGATGATGTCAAGATTCGACAGAATCTGAGCAAGGAAATACGGACCAAAGTGGATGCTGTTCTCCAGTCAGCACTCTTCCTTTCTGATCATTTACAATCTTACAAGGTAGAAGTTTCACCATCCGAGAATGAAGCTGGGGATAGAAAGAGCCATATAGGAAAAGGCTTGCAAGGCCCTCTCAATACAATCCTTACAAGGATTTGCATCCATGGAGCTAGCGAAGAGGAAGAGGCACTATTTTATGCCGTTAAATCAAACTCTCTCTCATTGCTATTTAAATTTGCCCTAGATTCTTTTTGTAGAGGCGGAGAGAACAAGCGAGTGATCTTTCACCTCATGGCAAAACTCATTACTGCTTTGGGGTTCACAGATGAACTAGACATTGATGAGAATTTCAGAGCATCAAACTGGGGTATCTGTTTACTCGCTCTGGAGAACCTCCTGAACTCCTGTTTGGTCGGTGATATCTATAATGTAGCTGCAGACAGAATACAACACGGAGAGGTGCAATTCAATTTCTACAGGAAAGTGGCTCGCCTATTATTTAACAATACACAGATGGGCGTCCCAGCTTGGTACCGCTGTCTCAGAGCTCTGCTCGCACTGAATCACCAAATCCTAGAGCCAGATTTAGATGAGCTTCTCTCAGCTGTGTGGGTTGATGCAGAAAACATGGAACTACGTGTGAGGAAAGCCAGAGAAGCACTTGTGTCTGCCGTCTTGCAAACTTATTCCAAACTCCGACAGCTGCCTAAACTTATCGAAGAGCTGCTTGATGTAGTGTGTCGGCCTGCAGCAGATGAGTTGAGACCAGCTTTGTTGCCGGAAGCGATACAAAAGACCCTGAGTCAGTGTTTGCTAGACAATCCTCTCAGGCAAAATCTTGAGATCTGTGGGCTCATTTTAAAGAGAGTGCAGTCCTGTCTGCTTCCCCACATTCAAGATGAAACATCGGATTTGGCACTGAAAGTCTTTTCTATGAGTTTGCTCCTTCATGCTGTGCTCTTCAGTTTTAAGACTTTGGACAACAGCACCCCTGTGCCAGTTGTAAAGCAAACTCTAAGTTTGATGACAGAAATGCTAAAGGTTGTTGAAGATTTGTTGGAGCAGAAACTTGCCACAAAAGGTCCTTGGATGGAGAAGGTTCAAGAGGTGACTCTTCTGCTTGCTCATACTTGGGTTGAGGCAGATGCTCTCTTTCAAATTCACTGTACTAAGTACACATCACCTTCTGCCTCTCAGAGTAGCACTTTAGTGGACAAAGCTCTGATGCTAAGGAACATGGACAGTCCACTTGGTAAACTATTACAGAATCTCCTTGCTCTCCACAAGCTGAAGATACACTTGCTCAAATCATTCAGTGAATCATCAGAGATGCAGAAAATGGCTCAGTTTATTCTGAACAGGGAAGAACTTTCAGTAATACACAGCCTCGACCAGATGTGGGACTTTCAGTTTTGTAATGTGAATTCCAGCACTTATAATGCAGCCCACTGGTTTCTTGTTACCTCCAACCTTCCATTAATTGCCCCTTATCTTGATCCAAACGACAGGTCTGTTTTTGCAGAATGTATGTTAAAGTCTTTGCTTCAGAGCTTGGATGCCTCTGGAAGCAATTTGGAGAACACTGGGATctctgtctgcttaatatcaagACAATTACTGGAGAGTCCTGTTCTTTGTGAGCTCCCTGAGATTTTCTCAGCGTTGACGAAGTGCATCATCAAGGCGTTGTTTGGACTGCTCGACTCATCACACATGCAGCTTATTTGTCCTTCATTTTTGACGCCTCCTGTAGAAAACGTTGAAGTCAAAGATGAAGAAATGGGCATGACACCTTCTATGAAGAGACTCAAAGCTATTGGACTGGAGATGTTGTACTCTGTCAAAATGAAGTCTTCTGTACCTCTATCTAAAAGACAGATAAATGGATTACTGCAGCTAGTCAAAGTCACAAGTGTCCTGAATGGATACGCAATGTCCTATGAAGACTATTTAGAACTTTTTCTGACTTTGTTAACACTGACGTCCACCATTCAGTGTGTTGAAGAAACAAATCTCTCTGCATTTATTGAGTTACTCAAAGAGCTTTTTAGTGTCATGGCTTCACTCTTGCTGGCCAAAAACTCTCAAAGCATCCTGAAAGTTATTCACGGAAGTAATCTCTTAGAGGCAACAATGACAACCCTTTTCTCTCGGAGCAGCGAAGGCCTCTTCAAGAGTTTGGATGGTCCGACTTGGTTGTCTTTCCTTCAGTCAGTTCAAGATTTCATCCAGTCCCTAATTCGGCTTATAATCGACAGGAAAAGCAGCATATGCCTCAATCTGGAGAAATTTACCTCCTTCATGGTTGAATGTAACTTCACAGCAAGAGTTCTGACTGTAGACACGGGAGATCTCTTCTCGCTGCAGCTTCATCTGGTAACTTTAAGCGCACTTTGCAGAGAAATGATGACAACCCTCGGCAAGAACAAACAGCTGGACCAGGCCCTGACTCACTTGTTAGAGAAAGCCACTGCTGTCATGGAGCCAGCCATTCAGGCTGTGTTGATGGGCAAGGGAAGTTGTCTCCTCAGGCAGTCCTTCTCTGTTGAAGTGGTAACGGTCATGATCAGGTGTGAACTAGCAAGAGCTTCAAGCTCTAACGATGACGGCCAGGAAAAAATATCCAGTATGCCATTCTATAGGAGCTTTTACCAGCAGATCTTAAAAGAGCTGTTCCCATCACCTCGTCCTATGGACTTCCTCATTTCATCGATTCACTATCTTTCTGCATTCCACATGGCTGCAGagaagaccaaagtggcagatcTTGAAGATCTTCATATTGAGATTTTGCAGAGTATCCAAGCGCTGCTGTCAG GAACGTGGATGTCTCTGACAGACGTGAAAGAGCTGGAGGGTCCAGTGAAGGAACTGCTTAATCAGCTGATGTCCAACTGTTCTCAAGAGCAGTTCCATCTATTTCTGCTGATGCTCAGAGAGGGGCTTGTGGCAGCCAAGGTTGAAGGAGGCCAATGCTCT GAGGTTCTGTCCGCAGTGACTTTAATAAAGCTGCTTGCCTGTTGTCTTTTTCCAGAGCATTGCTCAAAGGCTTTTTGGCTCATCACCCCACAAATAATATCCAGCCTCATT TTCATAATAAAGGAATCCAGCAAACTCCCCTCTCTGACCCGTGTGCTGACAGTACCAGGTCTCGAGGCTCTGACCGTCTTGCTCCGGCAGGGTAAAGCACAAATCTCCAACCCGCACCAGGTGATTGTGGTTTTGGGCGCACTGCAGTTTGTGCCTCTCGATAGTCATTGCATGGAGGACTATCATTCTGCTTTTGAGGCCGTCCATGAAGCTCTGTTTGCAATTATCCACTGCTACCCTCAG GTAATGCTGAAAGCTTCTCCCACCTTCCTGAATTGCTTTTATCGCTTAGTTTCTTCAGTCATGCATGAAGGGAAACAGCGGAGTGACACTGACAGAG